A genomic stretch from Planctomycetaceae bacterium includes:
- a CDS encoding DUF3309 family protein, with the protein MLGWILIIILVLLLLGALPTWPYSSGWGYYPSGILGLLLVVLIVLLLMRII; encoded by the coding sequence ATGCTGGGTTGGATACTGATCATCATTCTGGTGCTGTTGCTGCTGGGGGCTCTGCCGACGTGGCCGTACAGTTCCGGCTGGGGCTATTACCCCAGCGGCATCCTGGGGCTGCTGCTGGTCGTGCTGATCGTCCTGCTGCTGATGCGAATTATTTGA